From bacterium, the proteins below share one genomic window:
- a CDS encoding P-loop NTPase translates to MGSRSFDLVRETSASSGEPAFSFECEPVAVPFEFGEELARPERSIPPAQCKVIAIASGKGGTGKTTFTTNLGITFSRRGLRVLILDADFGLANDHLLLGLEPQGDIGDVLAGRRALQDVLLTGPGGVKLLPGGMGSSQLSSLEPYEIAILSRELGSLEPQFDLVLVDLAAGISPANLRWLRPAHETVLVTNPEVTALIDAYGLIKCIAQELPERVEFNLVLNRVKDEAEAHGALKKLRGVVAKHLQNVRLNLLGYVPFDRYLLHSIAIQEPVVLSHPRAFVTSCLKGIEQKLHARFRAWEKKQDRDAESPSYFARLVQQG, encoded by the coding sequence TTGGGCTCAAGATCTTTCGATCTTGTTCGTGAAACAAGTGCAAGCTCGGGAGAGCCGGCCTTCAGCTTCGAGTGCGAGCCGGTCGCTGTTCCCTTCGAATTCGGAGAAGAGCTTGCGCGGCCCGAGCGGAGCATCCCGCCGGCCCAATGCAAGGTGATCGCCATCGCCAGCGGCAAGGGCGGCACCGGCAAGACCACCTTCACCACCAATCTCGGCATCACTTTCAGCCGCCGCGGCTTGCGGGTCCTGATCCTCGACGCCGACTTCGGTTTGGCCAACGACCACCTCCTGCTCGGCCTCGAGCCGCAGGGCGATATCGGCGACGTCCTGGCCGGCCGGCGCGCCCTGCAGGACGTGCTCCTGACCGGGCCGGGCGGAGTCAAGCTCCTGCCCGGCGGCATGGGATCGAGCCAGCTCTCCAGCCTCGAGCCCTACGAAATCGCCATCCTCTCGCGGGAGCTGGGCAGCTTGGAGCCGCAATTCGATCTGGTCTTGGTGGATTTGGCGGCGGGGATTTCGCCGGCCAACCTCCGTTGGCTGAGGCCGGCCCATGAGACCGTCCTGGTGACGAATCCCGAGGTCACCGCCTTGATCGACGCCTACGGTTTGATCAAGTGCATCGCCCAGGAGCTGCCCGAGCGGGTCGAGTTCAACTTGGTGCTCAACCGGGTGAAGGACGAGGCCGAGGCCCACGGCGCCTTGAAGAAATTGCGCGGCGTGGTGGCCAAGCATCTCCAGAACGTTCGGCTCAATTTATTGGGTTACGTGCCCTTCGATCGGTACTTGCTGCATTCGATCGCCATCCAGGAGCCGGTCGTCCTCTCCCACCCGCGGGCCTTCGTGACTTCCTGCTTGAAGGGCATCGAGCAGAAGCTCCATGCCCGTTTCCGCGCTTGGGAGAAGAAGCAGGATCGCGACGCCGAAAGCCCCTCCTATTTTGCCCGGCTCGTCCAACAAGGTTAG
- a CDS encoding tetratricopeptide repeat protein: MFRKIHALAALATPLALFACAAPKSMPSDLASLRSSEELGQASRRAYGQAQSASSKDEKLKFSHEGIVYAQKCLKSAPQEPACLYFETLNTGIYIRHHIPNYQRGLKTMVRNCETLIEVRPDFEQAGCYRVLGNIYSQAPSFSLNPKNITQDLDKSVTYFREAVKLAPDYPLNRLFLAKALEQTGETDEAKTELQAFDRLPPGDLERDYPDWKKERDALAQSLLK, translated from the coding sequence ATGTTTCGGAAGATCCACGCCCTCGCCGCACTCGCCACGCCACTAGCCCTCTTCGCCTGCGCCGCGCCCAAAAGCATGCCGTCGGATTTGGCCAGTTTGCGCAGCTCCGAGGAGCTGGGCCAAGCCTCGCGGCGCGCCTACGGCCAGGCCCAATCGGCGAGCTCCAAGGATGAAAAGCTGAAATTCTCCCATGAGGGCATCGTCTACGCCCAAAAGTGCCTCAAGTCGGCGCCCCAAGAACCGGCCTGCCTCTATTTCGAAACCCTCAACACCGGGATTTACATCCGCCACCACATCCCCAATTACCAGCGGGGCCTCAAGACCATGGTGCGGAACTGCGAAACCCTGATCGAAGTCCGTCCGGATTTCGAACAAGCCGGCTGCTACCGGGTCTTGGGCAACATTTATTCCCAGGCCCCCTCCTTCTCGCTCAACCCCAAGAACATCACCCAGGATCTGGACAAATCGGTGACCTATTTCCGGGAAGCGGTGAAATTGGCCCCGGACTACCCGCTCAACCGGCTCTTTCTGGCCAAGGCCCTGGAGCAAACCGGGGAAACCGACGAAGCCAAGACCGAGCTTCAGGCCTTCGACCGGCTGCCGCCCGGCGACCTCGAACGAGACTACCCGGACTGGAAAAAAGAGCGCGACGCGCTGGCACAGAGCTTGCTGAAATAA